The Dyadobacter sandarakinus DNA window GGTGAAAAGCCGGTTTGCAATGTTGGTCGACTCGTTCAGGGCCTGTACCTCACGGAGCTTGGTGTCATAGCTCTGGCTCAGGTTATTGATATTTGAAAGCTGGTTCACTACCTCGATGTAAGCATTTAATACAGTCCGCTCGTAGTTGTATACCGCCTGGATTTGTCTTGCATTGGCACTGTAATAAGTTGCCTGGATTGCATTTTTGTTAATCAGCGGCCCTACAAGGTCTCCTACCAGAGCGCCCATGATTGACTTGGGGACATTGCCAAGATAAATTGGATTAAATGCCTGTATACCCAGTGCAGCCGAAATGCCCAGCGATGGATAAAAGTTAGCTCTTGCCACCTGAATGTCGAGTTTTGCCGCCTCCAGTTCCTGCTCCGCCTGGCGAACATCCGGGCGGTTCTGCAGCAGCTGGGTCGGGATACCAGCCTGCATTACATTTGGTACAAGGCTCTCAAGGCTGGTAGTATCCCTTAAAACAGGCTGCGGGTATCGTCCCAGCAGAAAGTTGATCCGGTTTTCCGTTTCCACAATCTGCTGCCTGATTGCATATTGCCGGTTGGTGGTATTAAGCACCTGCGCTTCAAACCGCCGAATTGCCAGTTCGGTAACACGTGTCGCTTCCTTCTGCATTTTCACAATTTTCAACGCATTGTTCTGGATCTCAATATTTTGAGTTACAATATTCAGCTGCGTATCCAGTGCGCGGAGTTCATAGTAGGAGTTCGCGATTTCAGATACCAAATTGGTCATGGTAAAATTTCTGCCTTCGACCGAGCTCAGATACCGGTAAACTGCTGCCTTTTTCGCATTGCGCAGTTTATGCCAGATATCGACTTCCCAACGCGCAACCAGATTGATCCCGAAGTCCGGAAGAGGCTCGGGCGTTTCTCTGCCCGGCTTGATCTCGGTAGTAGCCTCACTGGAACCCACCTGCGTGTAGCGGCCAGCTTTCTCCACGCCTGCACCGCCACGCAGACCTACAAATGGCATGTATTCCCCTTGTCTTGCACGGATTTCGTTTTTCGAAATTGCAATTTCCTGCAGGGTAATGTTCAACTCCTGGTTGTTGTTGAATGCAGTGTCAATCAGGGCGGCCAGGTAAGGATCTGTAAAATAATCCCTCCATTTTACTTTGCCTGTGTTGGTTGAGTCCGTGTCCTGGGTAGCATTATAGCTTGCATTCAAAGCTGGATTAGGCGTTCTCTGCACCATCGACGGAGCATTGCAACCGTAGTACGTCAGGGCAACAAATGCTACCCCGACATACTTCAATATTCTTTTATTGCGCATTGTTTTGAGTTTCTTGCGTTTGAGGGAAAGCGTCGACCGCGTGAACAAATTGTTCAGACAACGAGCCGTCGTCCTCACCTTTAATCATTTTTCTGCCGTCGGCCAGAGAGCCAAATATGACGTACAATCCCGGAATGATGATGACCCCGAAAATGGTACCGAACAGCATACCTCCTAGTGCCGAAGCACCGATGGTACGGTTACCGATCGCACCTGCACCCGTCGCGCTGATCAATGGGATCAAACCGGCGATAAAGGCAAATGAAGTCATCAGGATCGGGCGGAAACGTACTTTCGCTCCTTCAATAGCCGCATTCAGGATCGTCTCTCCCTGGTGCCGCTTCTGGACGGCAAACTCCACAATCAATACCGCATTCTTACCCAACAACCCGACAAGCATGATCAGACCAATCTGCGCATAGATGTTGTTTTCCAGGCCCATCAGTTTCAGCAGCAGGAATGAACCAAACACCCCGACCGGCAGTGATAACACGACCGCGAAAGGAATGATAAAGCTTTCATACTGAGCCGCAAGTACGAAGTAAACGAATGCCAGTACGATCATGAATACCACCAGCGACTCATTTCCGCGGATCGATTCATCATAAGAAAGACCTTCAAATGCAATGTCATAACCCGTAGGTAATGTTTTGGCAGCTACCTCGCGGATCGCGGCGATCGCATCAGCCGTGGTGTACCCTTTGGCAGGCAATCCCTGGATCGCAGCTGAGTTATACAGGTTGAAACGGGTGATCTCGTTGGGTCCCTGTCCTTTTTTCAGTTTCATGAAAGATGAATAAGGCACCATTTCACCTGCATCATTTTTTACGAAAAGCTTCAGAAGATCGGATGGAAGCCGCCGGAAACTTGGGTCGGACTGCACATATACTTTAAAGAACTGGTTAAATCTTGTGAAACCCTGTTCGTAAGTACTACCAATCATGATGTTCAGGTTGTCCATCGCTTTTCCGATCGATACGCCTTTCTGCATCGCCAGCTGGTTGTCGATCTGCAATTCATACTGCGGATAGTTGGCAGCGAAGAAGGTAAACAAGCCGGTCAGTTCAGGACGTTTGGCCAGATCTTCCATGAATTTCTTGTTGATCTTATCAAATTCTGCGTAGTCTGTATCCGTATTTTTATCCAGCAAACGCATCGAGAAACCACCGGAAGTACCGAAACCTGGAATAGCTGGTGGTTCGAAAAATTCAACGACCGCTCCAAGTCCTCTGGTTTTGCCTTCCAGCTCTTCCATGATTTCTTTTACGTTTTCCTTACGGTCGTGCCAGGGTTTCAGGTTGATCAAACAGGTACCTGCATTCGAACCACGACCCTCGGTCATGATCTCGTAACCTGCCAGAGAAGATACGGACTCGATTCCTTCCACTTCTTCGCAAATCTTCTGAAGACGTCTTGAAACCTCATTGGTTTTTTCCAGCGTCGATCCCGGAGGGGTCTGAATGATCGCATAGATCGTACTCTGATCCTCATTCGGAATAAAGCCTGAGGGAAGCACTTTGTTGACATACACAATACCCGCGCAGAAGGCCAGCAATACACCCCAGGTAACTACCCGGCGGCTTACGATTCTTTTCAGCAAGCCTACATATCGTCCGGTCAACCTGTCAAATACCCGGTTGAAAGCGTCCAGTGATTTGGTCAGGATATTTTTCTTTTTCGGATGTCCGTGGTGGTTTTGCAGCAGCATGGCGCAAAGTACCGGCGTCAATGTCAAGGCAATAAGGGCCGAGATTACGATAGAGCTAGCCATCGTGATCGAGAACTGGCGGTAGAATGTACCCACCGGGCCCGACATGAAGGAGATCGGAAGAAATACCGAAACCATGACCGCAGTGATTGCGATGATCGCGCCGCTGATCTCTGCCAATACTTTTTTCACCGCATTAAATGGTGAGATACCCGGCTCCTCCTCAAACTTGGCGTGCACGGCCTCGACGACGACAATCGCATCATCGACCACAATACCGATCGCCAATACAAGTGCAAAAAGCGTAATCAGGTTAATCGACAGACCAAAACCCTGGATCACAAAGAATGCACCGATGAGTGATACCGGTACCGCAAGGATCGGGATCAGTGTGGAACGCCAGTCGCCCAGGAATATGAACACCACAAGGGCTACCAGGATGAATGCATCCCGCAAAGTGTCGATTACCTGTTCAATAGACGCGTCGAGGAACTGAGATACGTCATAGCTGATTTTGTAATCCACGCCCGGAGGGAAGGTTTTCTTCATCACATCGAGCTTTTGTTTCACTTCTTCAATTACGTCACTCGCATTACTACCATAGTTCTGGCGTAAAACGATCGCCGCAGAAGCGTGTCCGTCCAAGTTAGAATAGATATCGAAGAACTCACTACCGAGCTCCACTTTGGCGATATCCCTTAAATGGATACTTTCACCATTCGCATTGGCACGGATAATAATGCCTTCGTACTCTTCCGGCTTATCGTACCGGCCTTTATAGGTTAATACATATTCCAGAGACTGAGCGGCGATACCGGAGCTTTGTCCGATACGGCCGGGACGGCCCACGATACTCTGCTCGCCTACGGCCTTCATAACTTCCTCGGTCGAAACGTTATAAGCACGCATACGCTCGGGGTTCAGCCACAGACGCATGGCGTACCGGCGGCTACCCAGGATCTGCGCCCGCGCGATACCTTTGGTACGTTGCAGCTCGGGGATCATTTTTACGGTAGCGTAGTTGAATAGGAATTTTTCATCAATCGTCTCGGCCTTCGAGTACAGGTTGACGTACATCAACATACTCGGCTGTACCGGCGTGATAATTACCCCCTCACGTTGTACCAGTTCCGGCAAAAGTGGCATAACCTGGTCCACCCTCGTTTTCACCCGGATTACCGCTACGTTGGGGTCGGTCCCGGGCTCAAAGATGATCCTGAGCGTCGCCTCCCCCGCACTGGTTGCATCCGTTGCAATATAACGCATGTCCTGCACCCCGTTAATAGCCTGTTCCAGCGTGATCAGCGTGGATTTTACGAGTACGTCGGCACTCGCACCCGGGTAGGCGATGAAAATGTTTACGGTCGTCGGGGCGATATCCGGAAACTGGGAAATCGGTAATTTCTCAATCGCCAGGATGCCTATAAAGACGATCATGATCGAAATCACAATCGCAAATACAGGTCTTCGTATGAATTGATTAAACATGTCTTTTTGTGCTTTTTAAAATACCTGACTATTCAGCATACAGACTTAAATTCGAGATCACAGAATCAGGCTTTACGAACTTGGTGTGTATCTTTTCGTTCTCCTTCACCTGACGCAACCCTTCCAGCAGGATTTTATCATCTTTGTTCAAACCAGAGCTCACGACAAAAATGTGAGGTAATTCAGCGGCGATCTTGATCTCTCTCGACCTGATCACATTGTTTTTATCCACTACGAAGACATATTTCTTTTCAAGTACTTCGAAAGTCGCTTTCTGAGGAATGAGCAGTGCGTTTTTGTAGGGCAGCGTCACAACGATGTTACCCGTCTCACCATGTCTCAAAAGTCTGCTCGGATTCGGGAATGTTGCCCTGAAAGCAATGTTACCCGTTTCGTTATTGAAGTCAGCCTCAATGGTTTCAACAATTCCGGGATGGTCGAACATTTTGTTGTTCGCCATAAGCAGCTGCACTTTCAGGCCACCGTCTTTG harbors:
- a CDS encoding TolC family protein translates to MRNKRILKYVGVAFVALTYYGCNAPSMVQRTPNPALNASYNATQDTDSTNTGKVKWRDYFTDPYLAALIDTAFNNNQELNITLQEIAISKNEIRARQGEYMPFVGLRGGAGVEKAGRYTQVGSSEATTEIKPGRETPEPLPDFGINLVARWEVDIWHKLRNAKKAAVYRYLSSVEGRNFTMTNLVSEIANSYYELRALDTQLNIVTQNIEIQNNALKIVKMQKEATRVTELAIRRFEAQVLNTTNRQYAIRQQIVETENRINFLLGRYPQPVLRDTTSLESLVPNVMQAGIPTQLLQNRPDVRQAEQELEAAKLDIQVARANFYPSLGISAALGIQAFNPIYLGNVPKSIMGALVGDLVGPLINKNAIQATYYSANARQIQAVYNYERTVLNAYIEVVNQLSNINNLSQSYDTKLREVQALNESTNIANRLFTSARADYMEVLLTQREALESKFDLIETKMQQMNATVNIYRALGGGWN
- a CDS encoding efflux RND transporter permease subunit, whose product is MFNQFIRRPVFAIVISIMIVFIGILAIEKLPISQFPDIAPTTVNIFIAYPGASADVLVKSTLITLEQAINGVQDMRYIATDATSAGEATLRIIFEPGTDPNVAVIRVKTRVDQVMPLLPELVQREGVIITPVQPSMLMYVNLYSKAETIDEKFLFNYATVKMIPELQRTKGIARAQILGSRRYAMRLWLNPERMRAYNVSTEEVMKAVGEQSIVGRPGRIGQSSGIAAQSLEYVLTYKGRYDKPEEYEGIIIRANANGESIHLRDIAKVELGSEFFDIYSNLDGHASAAIVLRQNYGSNASDVIEEVKQKLDVMKKTFPPGVDYKISYDVSQFLDASIEQVIDTLRDAFILVALVVFIFLGDWRSTLIPILAVPVSLIGAFFVIQGFGLSINLITLFALVLAIGIVVDDAIVVVEAVHAKFEEEPGISPFNAVKKVLAEISGAIIAITAVMVSVFLPISFMSGPVGTFYRQFSITMASSIVISALIALTLTPVLCAMLLQNHHGHPKKKNILTKSLDAFNRVFDRLTGRYVGLLKRIVSRRVVTWGVLLAFCAGIVYVNKVLPSGFIPNEDQSTIYAIIQTPPGSTLEKTNEVSRRLQKICEEVEGIESVSSLAGYEIMTEGRGSNAGTCLINLKPWHDRKENVKEIMEELEGKTRGLGAVVEFFEPPAIPGFGTSGGFSMRLLDKNTDTDYAEFDKINKKFMEDLAKRPELTGLFTFFAANYPQYELQIDNQLAMQKGVSIGKAMDNLNIMIGSTYEQGFTRFNQFFKVYVQSDPSFRRLPSDLLKLFVKNDAGEMVPYSSFMKLKKGQGPNEITRFNLYNSAAIQGLPAKGYTTADAIAAIREVAAKTLPTGYDIAFEGLSYDESIRGNESLVVFMIVLAFVYFVLAAQYESFIIPFAVVLSLPVGVFGSFLLLKLMGLENNIYAQIGLIMLVGLLGKNAVLIVEFAVQKRHQGETILNAAIEGAKVRFRPILMTSFAFIAGLIPLISATGAGAIGNRTIGASALGGMLFGTIFGVIIIPGLYVIFGSLADGRKMIKGEDDGSLSEQFVHAVDAFPQTQETQNNAQ